GGTCCTTGTGCCAGCGGGAGAGGGAACGGATCCCATAGGGACTCAGGAAGCGCTCTTCATCGAGCATCCGGGTTAGGATGCGGCGCAGTTTACGCTCCGACAGGACGGACAGGAGGTGACGGTCGGCGACGCCGCGCTGTTGTGGTGGGTGTATGTCTGCCAGGAGATCGGAATGCCTCTCCAAAAACTGGGTTGCCCTTTCGAGAAACCGGGGAAAGCGTTCTACAAATTCGTGCGGGATGACTGTGGCGGCGCAGAGGGGGAGGAGACCCACCATGGAACGGACTTTGATGCGCTTGGCCGTGCCGTCCGGCATGCGCAGCAGGTCGTAAAAGAAGCCGTCTTCTTCATCCCAGAGATCGTCCTCGTAGTTTGCCCCGACCTTGTCAATGGCAGCGGCAATCCAGAAGAAGTGTTCCAGAAATTTGTTTGCCACATCTTCGTAAGCAGGGTCTTCCGTGGCGATCTCAAGGGCGAGTTCAAGCATATTCTGACTGAACAGGGCCATCCAGGCCGTCCCGTCCGCCTGTTCAAGGTATCCGCCGGTAGGCAGATGGGAACTCCGGTCGAAGACCCCGATGTTGTCGAGGCCGAGAAAACCGCCTTCAAAAACGTTATTTCCACTGGAATCCTTTCTGTTGACCCACCAGGTAAAATTCATCAGGAGTTTTGTGAAGGCCTGTTTCAGGTACTCTACATTACCCCTGCCGAGAAGCTGCTGTTGAATGGAGTATGCGAAAAGGGTCGCCCAGGCGTGCACCGGTGGATTGACATCGCCAAAGTTCCATTCATAGGCGGGGATCTGCCCGTTGGGGTGGAGATAGACCTCGCTCAGCATGAGTTCGAGTTGTCTTCTTGAGAAGACAGGGTCGACCATGCTGAGCCCCACCGTGTGGAAGGCCAGGTCCCATGCCGCATACCAGGGGTATTCCCATTTGTCCGGCATGGAAATGATATCGTCATTCACCATATGATACCAGTGCCTGTTCCGGGTGGATACATGCACCGCCGACCCGGAAAGCGGGTGTGACTGGTGCTCCGACAGCCACTTGTCAAGATCGAAGTAGTAATATTGCTTGGTCCAGAGCAGGCCTGCCAAGGCCTGCCGCATGACATCCCGCTCATCCCGGGAGAGAAGATCGGGCGAGATGGCATCATAGAATTCATCGGCTTCCTGGATGCGGGCCGAAAAGAGTTCGTCAAAGGCCTCCCCGAGAACCCCTTCCGGATTTTTGTAACGCTTCGTGATCTCTGCGGGGCTGGCATCCGTCAGACGCAGGCGGATGCATACCCGATCTCCTCCTGCAATGGTCAGGGCGTGGTGGAATGCGGCTTTGGTGCCGATTCGATCCGGATTGACGGCGTTCCGGTCACCGTGAACGATGAAAGAATGAATTCCGTCCTTCACATAAGGGCTTGCGTTGGAGGTGCCGAAGAGCCTTTCGTTGTTCGTTTCGTTCTCGGTGAACAAAAGAGGGACCTCTCTATCTCCGTAGAGGAACCGTTCACCCAATTTTTCATGCTTGACGCAAATGACCGATAAACCGGACCCGTCGAGCATTTGAGCCATTTCAGGCTTCTTCTCTTCCGGAGACCATGACCAGGTATTGCGGAACCACAAAGTGGGAAGGATGTGCAGCACCGCCGCGTCGGGACCTCGATTCCAGGCGGATATTCGAATCAGAATGTCCTCCGGTGTTCCCTTGGCGTATTCCACAAAGATATCAAAATAGCGGTCGTCATCGAAAATTCCGGTATCAATCAGTTCGTATTCATATTCCTTCCGTGTTCGCTCCCGGTTTATCTTTACAAGGTCGTCATAGGGATAGGCCGCCTGGGGGTACTTGTAGAGGTATTTCATGTAAGAGTGGGTTGGCGTACTGTCGATGTAGAAATAGTACTCCTTGACGTCCTCTCCATGGTTGCCTTCAGAGTTGGTAAGTCCAAAGAGCCTTTCCTTCAGGATCGGGTCTCTTTCATTCCAGAAAGCCAGGGCAAAACAAAGCCGCTGCTTCTCATCGGAAATGCCTGCCAACCCATCCTCTCCCCAGTGGTAGGCTCTGGAACGGGCATGATCGTGGGTGAAATAGCTCCATGCATCCCCGTTTTCGCTGTAATCCTCACGGACGGTTCCCCACTGACGTTCGCTGAGATAGGGCCCCCATTTTCGCCAGGGCACGTCTGCTTCATCAGCGGCAATCAGTCGAAGAATCTCCTCCGACTCCTTCACAACGTCATGCTTTTTCAGCGCGGACATGTTCTTTCCTGAACCAGCCATATCGCCTCCTGTAAAATCATGAACATCGACAAGTTTAAGGACTCTTCTTCGCCGGCGGCGCATACCATTGCTCCTGCGGCACGATCTTGGGCTCCGGCGTGTCGGACCGGTATGCCGGGGTCATGATCTGGACGCCGTAATCATTGAAGACGTCCAGGATCTCCCGGTGCAAATCCGTATAGAGCTTCATCATCTCCGAAGGATTATCGGTACAGACGTTGAGCTCGTAGACGATGGCAAAGTCTCCCAGTTCCTTCTGCAGGACGAAGGGTGAGGGGTCCCTGAGCAGTCCCGCCGTGCGCTCCGCCGCCAGCAGCAGCATCGCCTCCACCTGCCGCCAGGGGGTCTCGTAGCCGATCCCGACGGTGGTATGAAGGATCAGCCCCTTTTCGCGGGCAAGAGAACTGTAATTGACCACATGCCCGCTGAGGATCTTCGAATTGGGGATGCTCACCTCTTCATTTTTAAGGGTTCGCAGATGGGTCACCTGCAGCCGCATCATCGTCACATCGCCCAACACGTCGCCGATCTTGACCCGGTCTCCGATTTTGAAGGCCCGACGATAGATCATCATGTAACCGGCGATGATATTGGAAACCAGCGAGGTGGAACCAAGGGAGAACACGACCCCGAAGAAGATGGAAATCCCCTTGAAGGCCGCAGAGCCGGAGCCGGGGATGTACGGGTAGGCCACGACCAGGCCGAAGACCAAGAGCAAAAAGCGGACGATCTTGTAGGTCGGGTGCGCCCAATCCGCGTCGAACCCGGAAAGCTGGACTTTCTCCTGGGCAACCGCATCAAAAAAGAGACGGAGCAGCCGAAGGAAAAAAAGGAAGAAGATGAAAAGAATGAAAAGGGTGAGCAGGTTGGGAATGGTGTCCACGACCGCCTTACCCATCTGGGTCAGCGGCGTGGTGATGAGCTCGAACAGCCGGTTGGCGAGGCCGCGCGTCCAGGGAAAGAGGGCAAGGACGTAATGCAGGTAAATGAAAGACATGGTGAGAATAGCGGCGACACGGAGCGAATACAGCATGCCGTGGATCGCCACCCAGATATGCTCCGCCCGTACGACCTCGAAGGACTGGATGCCCAGGGAATGTATCCGGTTCCTGACACGCCTGTTCAGAAATTCTTCGAGTCGTCTGCCAAGCCGGAGCAGAATCATGATCCCCAGTACAAGAAGGGCTGTGGCCGCAACGGCATAAAGGGATCCGCGCAGCAGGGCGTCACGGTTGCGCATGCTTCGGTAGTCGCCGACCGCCTGGCGGATTCTTGCCAGGTGGACTTTGACCAGATAGGCGCGGCTCAACTGCTCCATCCTGGCATCCGCATCGGTTACGATCATCAGGAGCCGGTCACTGGCAAGGAGGGTGGTAAAGTTTCCTGAGTCGACGCTGCGCAGCATGTCGCTGCGGATGGATGGATCGGCGGCAGCCGCCTCGATTCGGTTCCTGATCGCGGCGGCACGCTGATCGGCAGGAAAGGATGACGCTCCGCGCACGCGAAACAGCACCTGACCGTCAATCTCGACGGGGGCCGTGACGAGTTCGGCTTCGGATGCAGCGGAAATACCCGTACCGCTCATCTCTCCCGCCGCGTTTGCGGAAATCGCCGAGATCGCCAACACATAGAAAATTAACGGTAAAACTAGGATCGTTCGGATCATTGCCGTTCCCCCTCATCGGACTTCGTTTTGTTCGAGGCGCCGGGACACGTTAGGAACCGCTCATTATGCGATATAAGAAGGCTGCTGAGGTACGAAAAAAAACCACACTAAAAAGTTTGTTGCTGAAATTCCTTCAGTACCATTGATTCCGAAACGAACGAATTGATATTTTATCAATCAATTTTTCTCTTTATATAATTCTGGGTACAACTTTTTTGCACAGTCAGGGCAGATGGCATGGCTGAATTCAGCTTCCGAGCGCTGCATCAAGTACAATTCGATTTGTTCCCAATATCCCTCGTCATTTCGGATTTTCTTGCAGGAAACGCATATTGGAAGCAGGCCGCTCAACAGTTTAACTTCTGAAAGTGCTTTCTGCAGTTCAGAGATCAGCCGCTCACGCTCTTTTTCATACTGCTTGCGTTCAGCTACTTTTCCCAAACGCTCGGCAATGGCATCGATCAGATCACGCTCTTCTTTTAAAAAAGGCCCTTCGTCTCTCTGGGGAGTCTCTTCCAGATAGCGCACCTCCACCCTGCCCGCCTGCATTCCACACGCATTGATATTGGCCGACATTTCCCATGGCGTCTCTTGAAAATTCCCCGTTTTATATTCCTGGTCCGCGTAAGTGATTCTGGCACAGGCGTGTTCCGGATAAAACCAGCTTTTCGGCATCAGGTCGGCTGTCTTCCTGAATATTTCCTCTATCGTATCTGTCTTTTCAATCACATCAGCAATGGAATAAAGGCAATTCAATTCCTTGATACGTTCCTTTAAAGACTCCTCCGCCTTTCCCCGCTCGGCTCCTGAGTGCTCCAGTTCCTGGATCCTCTCCTGTAAAGAGGCATTCTCTTCAAGCAGTTCTTGATTCGTTTTGGCTGGATCTGCCATAGGGAGATCTCCGTCGTGATAAAAGATGACGAATGGACAACAAAATTGGAACTATTTGTAACTTTTTATAAAGTACTTGATATACATTGAGATGTCAAACCGGATATGGTTCATCCGATACGGATTTCCATGAGAAGCGAAATTATTGGGGAACGCGATTGTATGGCAGATTTGCTGTGCTGTGGGGGGGGCGAAATATGGGGACGGAAGAAATATGAGAAAAGGGGGTTGAGCTGGATATAGCGCACCAATTCCCGGAGGTAGGCATCTTCCTGGCATAAAATGTATGATCATTGAACCTGCTCAAGCAGAGTAGACAAAGTCCGTATTACTCAGGGTATGGTGTTTGTTAAAAGCAACAATAAAATATTAAGAATAAAAGTTATGATCCTGTTTATTTTTACCTGACCTCCCAATAGCTGTAATTCAAAGTGAAAGGTGGCGACTATTTATTTTCAATATTTTATTATCAATGTCTCCGGCCTGATAAAAAACCGGACGGCTCAGGGAGCATCGGGTAAACCGAAAGCGGTTTTGTTTGACATTCCGGCCCTTTTTTTTTATAAACCGTGAAAATTCAATCCCTAAGCGGGGTTATAAGGAGTGTAACATGACAACAGCGATCGTCATGATCAACTGTGAGGTTGGGAAGGTCAATGCCATTGCGGAAGCTCTGGTCAATCTGGACGGCGTTGCGGAGGTTTACTCCATATCGGGTGACTATGACCTGCTGGTGATCATCCGGGTGAAGGAGTACGATCAACTGGCTAAGGTCGTTGCCGATGACATCGCCCGGATTTCCGGTATTACCCGGACGAATACCTTTATGGCCTTCCGGTGCTTTTCCAAACATAATATGGAGGTGATGTGGGCGGACATGCTGGGGGAATAACGGAGCATCTCCGTCTGTCCACGGCAATCCGCAAGGCCGGACGTCGGGGGATTCTGCCGCTCATCGCGGACATCAAGCCGGTTTCTCCCCGGGACGGCAATCTCGTGGGACAACGGGACGTGGCCGAACTGGCCCGGTCGCTGGTGAAGGCGGGGGCCTGCGCCCTTTCCGTGGTTACGGAGCCCACGCAGTTTGGCGGGAGTCTGGAAATCCTCCGGTGCGTCAGCGAGGCCGTTCCGGTACCTGTTCTGCGCAAGGACTTTCTCACGGCAACGGAGCAGATCGAAGAATCCGCGGCGCATGGAGCGGCGGCGATTCTGCTGATTCTGGCAACGATCCCTGATCCGCTGGCCGCGGACCTTTACCGCAGTGCGCAAAACCGGGGGCTGGAGGTCGTTGTGGAAATCCATACTCGAGAGGAACTGCAGCGCGCCCTGGCGCTCTTCCCCACGATCATCGGGATCAATAACCGGGACATCCTCTCTCTGGAGAGGGATTCGGGAGATGTGCGGGTAACCGAGGAACTGGCGCCCCATGTGCCACCGGGAATCGTCAAGATTTCCGAAAGCGCCCTGATGACGGAAGCGGATATTCGCCGGGCCGTGACCGCAGGGGCCAACGCGGTCCTGGTGGGGACTGCCATCCTGCGGGCAGAGGACCCGGCCGCCTTTGTCTCTTCCTTGATCGGGAGGATCTCTCCATGACCCGGGTGAAGATCTGCGGCCTCATGCGCGAGACGGAGGTGGAGATGGCCGCCTCTGCCGGCGCGGATTCTCTGGGTTTTGTGACGGAGTACCCGGTTCCCGTCCCCTGGAATCTTTCCCGGAGCCGGTCCGCGGAACTGGCGGCCCTGGCGCCGCCCTTTGTCACGACGACGGCGGTGGTGGGCGGCCCGGTGGCGGAGATGGTGGCCATTGCCCGGACGGTGCGCCCTCACTTTCTCCAGCTCCATGGCGATGAGACTCTGGAGGAGATCGAGGCGGTCTGCAGCGCCCTGGCCGATACGGGGATCAAGGTGTTGAAAGCCCTGAGGATCTTTGTGGACACAGGCGAGGCCCTTTTCAAGATTAAAGATCCGGTGGAGGCCTGTGCCGTACTGGAGCAGACCGGCATCGCCGGAATCGTGGTTGATTCCAAGACTTCTTCCCGCCCGGCGGGAACGGGGGTGACCCTGGACTGGAGCGCCCTCCGGGGCATAACGGACCGCATCTCCCTGCCGCTGATCCTTGCCGGGGGACTCAATGCCGGCAACGTGGGTAAGGCCATCGAAGTGCTGCGACCTTATGCCGTCGATGTGATCAGCGGCGTCGAACGCAGGACGGGGGAAAAAGATCCCGACCTGATCCGGGAGTTCGTACAGGCCGCCAAAAGATTTTAGGAAAGGAATACGCAGACACTTTATGGAAGACCCTTCAAAACATCAACTGAAACGGCCCTGGGCCTTCATGCTCGTCGCGGTGAGCCTGGACGGCAAGATCGCTCCCCGCCGTCGTCCGGGGCAGCCCAATCCCGTCGGCCCTTCCCTGATCGACCCCGAGATCATGAAGCTGCACAACCGGCAGCGCTCCGATGTGGACGCCATCATGGTGGGCCGCAACTGCATCCAGCTGGATGATTCCTCCCTGACGCTGAGGGAGGCGGCCGGCAAAAATCCGGTCCGTATCGTTCTGGACGGTTTGGCGGAAATCCCGCCGACGGCCAGGGTGCTTCAGGGGGATGCGCCGACCATCGTCGCCGTGACCCAGGATGCCGATGCCCGCCGGGTGGAGGCCTTGATGGCTCAGGGGGCCCGGATCGTGACGGCGGGCCGGGGTCAGTTCGTCGATCTTCCCCGGCTGATGGACATTCTTTATAAGGATTACGGGATTATGCGGCTCCTCGTCGAAGGAGGCGGCACGGTCCATCGCTCGATGATCGCCGCCGGGCTCTATGACGAACTGCATCTGATCCTCTGCCCGTTCGTCATCGGCGGGGCCGCGTCCATCACCCCGGTTCAGAGGGGCGCTTTCTGGCCCCGGGGGGAAGTGCCCCGGTACCGGCTGGATCGTGCGGATCGCCACGGAGATTACCTGTATATCGTTTACCGGGCCGACAAAAGTCCGGAGTAATTCAGAAAAAAGCCTGCCCGCTGGCGCACAGGACGCCGAAGGCGCTGGATAATATTCAGAAGGAGAGGACCATGGAAAGCAAAGAAGACAAGTGGAGAAATTTCGGCGCCATCGTTGTTCGATTGACCCGTGGCGAAAATATCAGCCGGGAGGAGGCCCGGGAGTGCTGGCGGCAGATCTGTGAAGAGGAGCAGAGCGACCTTCAGCAGGGGGCTTTCATCGCCGCCCTCAAAGCCAAGGGAGAAACGGCGGAAGAAGTGGCGGGAACCTTCGAGGCCCTGTACGAATACGACACCCTGAAGGTCTCGGTGGAAACGCCGGAACCCCTGATCGACAACGCCGGTACAGGCGCGGACACCCTGAAAACCTTTAACATCAGCTCCGGAGCAGCCATTGTCGGGGCCTCTCTGGGTCTTTACGTCGTCCGGCACGCCGCCCGCGCCATTTCTTCAAATTGCGGGGCCATCGATGTCATCGAAGCCCTGGGGGTCAACGTTTCATCGGTTCCCAACGCCCCTCGCCAGAGCATCGAGAAGGCCGGCATCGGCGCCTGGAACGCCTTCCTGCCCCAGGTCCATCCCAAGACCCTCGCCCGGGTGATGTCCCAGATCCGCTTCGGTTCGACCATCAACATCGTGGGACCGCTGCTCAATCCCACGCCCCCTTCCTACAAGGTCATGGGTGTGCCCACACGGGCCATGATCGACATTGAAGTGCAGACCCTCAAAGCCCTGGGTTTCAAAAGGGCCTTCGTCATGCACGGAACGGACGACGAATCGGGGAAAGGGATGGATGAGATCTCAACCCTGGGGACGACCTATGCGGCGGAGCTCTGCGAAAATGGATCGATTTTGGAGCACACGCTGACGCCGGAGAGGTTCGGGATTGCGAGGGCCCGGTTCGAAGACGTGGCATCGAGCCGTGATGTGAAGCGGGACGCCCTGGTCCTGCTGCGGGTCCTGGCGGGCAAGGACACCGGACCCCGCTGTGACATCGTTTGCCTCAATGCCGCGCCGCTCCTCTATATCGGCGGCAAGGCCGGCTCTCTGGAAGAGGGGCTGGCAATGGCCCGGGAGTCAGTGACAAGCGGCAAGGCCCTGGCCAAACTGCGCGACTGGGTGACCTGGCAGAACGATAAGCCGGCAGACGGGCTGCCGATTCTGGAGGCCATGCTTGGACAGATCTGACGTCGAACTCAAGTATTCCAACTGTTACTTCTGCACCAGCCGCGGCTGCGCCATGAAGGTTTACGTCAAGGGCGACCGGGTGGAAAGGGTGCGCATCGACCGGAGCGCTCCGGTGAATCCCGGGGGCTGGTGCGTCCGTCCCTTCCTGGCGAAGGAGTATCAGGAGCATCCCTTCCGGCTGAGTTATCCCCTGAAACGGGTTGGGGAGCGGGGCGCGAATTCCTGGCAGCAGATTTCCTGGGATCAGGCCCTGGACGAAATCGCCCGGAAGCTGGAAACGATCCGGCAACAATACGGGGCCGAGGCCCTGGCCACCAGCTCGGGAACGGGGCGGGGCGCCTGGGATTTTGCCAAGGGCCGCTTCATGAACCTCTTCGGGAGCCCCAATCGTTTCGGCGCCGTCACCGTCTGCTTCGGGCCGCGGAGCATGGTTTCCTTCTCCATGTACGGCGGCTCGCTGGTGCCGGACCGCAAACCGGACAAAACCCGCCTGGTCGTTCTCTGGGGACGGGAGCCCCATGAAGGGGGCGCCCATACCTGGCACGGCTTTCAGCAGGCCATCCGGGACGGCGCCAGGACGATGGTGGTGGATCCCCGCTTCACTGAGCCGGCCCGCCGGGCGGACATCTGGGTGCAGCTCCGGCCGGGGACGGGAACGCCCCTGGCCCTGGGGATGATGCACCTCATGATCGCCGAGGGCTGGCACAACAAGGCCTTTGTGGAGGCCCATACCTTCGGATTTGACCGGCTTGCGGAAAGGGTGAAGGCGTATCCACCGGAGCGGGTGGCGGCCCTTACCGGCATCTCCGTGCCCCGTCTCCGGGAGATCACCCGCTTCTTTACGGAAAATCAGCCGGCAACGGTCACCATCGGCTGCGCCCCGGAACATTCCGCTCCCAACAGCATCAATGACATCCGGGCCATCAACATCCTGTTCGCCATCGCCGGCAGCATCGATGTGGCCGGCGGAGCGCTGATCGGCGGGCCCTATGAGGATTTTATTCCCGATGCGGCGTTGGAGGCCAATGAGGCCCTCTCGCCGGAGCAGCGCCGCAAACAGCTCGGCAGCGACCGGTTCCGCTTTCTCAGCTACCCGGGATGGGAGCTGGTGGTGGAGCAACTCCGGAAGAAATGGGGTAATCATCATCCGGCGGCGGTATATCTGAACTGCATGGCCCACGGGCCCACCGCCTTCCGCGCCATGCTGACCGGCAAACCCTATCCGGTCCGGGGGCTGATCGTTTCCGCCAGCAATCCGCTCCTCTCCTTTGCCAACAGCAAGCTGGTCTACCGGGCCCTCAAGGCCCTGGACCTCCTCGTCACCCTGGACATCACCTGGACGCCCACGGCGCAGTTGTCCGATTATGTCCTCCCCGCCGCCTGCTGGCTTGAGCGGCCGGACATGGGCAATTTTGCCTCCATCGGGTCCTATCCCCTGGTGCAGATCGGCGAGGCGGCCGTTCCGGCCAGCGTGCCAGGCAGCTACGACCGGCGCAACGATTACGAGTTCTGGCGAGGTTTGGGGGTGCGTCTGGGGCAGGAGAAAGACTGGCCCTGGGAGACCTTCGAGGCGGTCTGGGAATATCGGCTGCAGGGCATGATGAAGAAAGAGGGTGTGGAAACGCTGGCGGAACTGGTTCACAAGCAGCGCTGGGCCGTCACACCCCCGCAGCCGGGCCTCTGCGCGGCAGGACCGCTGGCCACGCCGACCGGCAAAGTGGAGCTCTACTCGACAATTCTGGAGAAGCTGGGCTACGATCCGCTGCCCGACTATCAGGAGCCCCTGCCGCCCGATGGCGACTGGAGCCGCTATCCCCTCCTCAACATCAGCGGCACCCGGGTCCTTCCCTACCATCACACGGAGTTCCGCCATGTGGAGGGATTCCGCAAGCGGCAGCCTTTTCCCATCGTGGAAATTCACGTAGATACGGCGCGCCGGCACGGTATTGTCGACGGGGACTGGGTATGGATCGAATCCCCCCTGGGGCGGGTGAAACAGCGCGCCCGGCTGGTCAACACCTTTGCGCCCGACTGCATCGTTGCGGCGCATGGCTGGTGGTATCCGGAAAAACCTGCCGCCGAGCCTTCCCTTTACGGGCTCTGGGAATCCAACATCAATGTCACCATCGACGATGATCTCGAAAAGTGCGATCCGGTTTCAGGGGGATGGCCCCTCAAAGGGGAGTATGTCCGCTGCCGCATCTCAAAGGCGGCAGAGGGAGAAGAACCCTTTTGACCTCAAATAAAAAGCCCCGGAAGCGTTAAAAACTTCCAGGGCTTTTTTTCTTGCTATGATCTCTGCCGATATTGCCTAGATAGATTCAATCTTGCACAACAGGGCTTTGAAATCGGGATAACCGGTGATCGGGTCGCGGACATCCATGTCGGTCAGCAGGTTGACGTTCGCCTGAGACCAGCCGTGGGGAACAGAGACGATCCCGGGCAATAACCTCGGCTCCTCTTTGGCCCGCATGGTGATGCTGCCATTGCGGGTGGAAAGGCGAATGCGCTCCCCGTCTTTGACACCGTAATGGCTGGCCGTCGCCGGATGCATTTCGGCAAAGGGTTCCGGCTCCAGTGCCCGAAGGTGCGGGACATGCCGCATCTGGGTATGCGTAAACGCCTGTCTCCGGGCGCCGCTGATCAGAATCACCGGAAACTCCTTGGCCAGTTCCGGGGTGCTGACCGGGCTCTGCGCCGGCTCCAGGTATTTCGGCAGTGGATCATAACCGGCCTCTTCCAGGGTCTTGGAGTAGATTTCGATCTTGCCGCTGGGGGTGTTGATCTTCTTGTTTTCGTAAGCGAAGTAATCCTGCTTGTCGAAATACACGCCCATCGGATTTGCTTTCAACTCCTCCGTGATGCCGCTGGGTTCCAGCAGGTGATCCATCACTTCCTCGTCTGAATTCCAGGGGAACAAGTCGCCGAATCCCAGACGGCGTGCCAGCTCGGTCCAGATCCACCAGTCAGGTTTGGACTCGCCGATCGGCTCAATGACCTTGTGGTGGTACATGGCAAAGGGTTCTCCATGGACAACGCCATACACGTAGGCCAGGGCGTCCTTCTCCATGAAGGTGCAGGCCGGAAGCACCAGATCGGCCATTTCTGCGGTTTCGGTCATGACGATGTCGATGGCCATTAAGAAATCCATTGACTTGAAGGCCTCAATGAACTTGTTCGCTTCCGGGAAAGAAACCGCCGGGTTGGCTGCGGCCACGATGGCGCCGCGGACCGGATAGGGTTTGCCTTCCAGGGCTGCCTGGGGGAACAGGGTCGCGATGCCATAGGGTGACTTTCTGCCCCAAAGCATGTAGAACAACGGATATTGATCCGCACCGATCGGCACTTCGTCCATCGGCAGGCGCAGGTCGGTCATGCGTAGGAAGGGGATGGTAACCCACGTCCCGGGCTTGTCGATGTTGCCGGTGACGATCTGCAGGATGGACAAAAGTCTGGACAGCTGCAGTCCGTTGACATGCT
This region of Syntrophus gentianae genomic DNA includes:
- a CDS encoding MGH1-like glycoside hydrolase domain-containing protein, with amino-acid sequence MSALKKHDVVKESEEILRLIAADEADVPWRKWGPYLSERQWGTVREDYSENGDAWSYFTHDHARSRAYHWGEDGLAGISDEKQRLCFALAFWNERDPILKERLFGLTNSEGNHGEDVKEYYFYIDSTPTHSYMKYLYKYPQAAYPYDDLVKINRERTRKEYEYELIDTGIFDDDRYFDIFVEYAKGTPEDILIRISAWNRGPDAAVLHILPTLWFRNTWSWSPEEKKPEMAQMLDGSGLSVICVKHEKLGERFLYGDREVPLLFTENETNNERLFGTSNASPYVKDGIHSFIVHGDRNAVNPDRIGTKAAFHHALTIAGGDRVCIRLRLTDASPAEITKRYKNPEGVLGEAFDELFSARIQEADEFYDAISPDLLSRDERDVMRQALAGLLWTKQYYYFDLDKWLSEHQSHPLSGSAVHVSTRNRHWYHMVNDDIISMPDKWEYPWYAAWDLAFHTVGLSMVDPVFSRRQLELMLSEVYLHPNGQIPAYEWNFGDVNPPVHAWATLFAYSIQQQLLGRGNVEYLKQAFTKLLMNFTWWVNRKDSSGNNVFEGGFLGLDNIGVFDRSSHLPTGGYLEQADGTAWMALFSQNMLELALEIATEDPAYEDVANKFLEHFFWIAAAIDKVGANYEDDLWDEEDGFFYDLLRMPDGTAKRIKVRSMVGLLPLCAATVIPHEFVERFPRFLERATQFLERHSDLLADIHPPQQRGVADRHLLSVLSERKLRRILTRMLDEERFLSPYGIRSLSRWHKDHPYLFTVHGEQFEVKYLPAESDTGMFGGNSNWRGPVWFPVNLTILRALLQYYLFYGDSFKIECPTGSGNEMNLFEVAKEISRRLSSIFLRDSKGCRPAYGGTAKFNSDPYWRDYILFYEYFHGDNGAGLGASHQTGWTATVAKLIQLFGYLDPDDLLKRGARPVTQVYLKGFNHA
- a CDS encoding mechanosensitive ion channel family protein; amino-acid sequence: MIRTILVLPLIFYVLAISAISANAAGEMSGTGISAASEAELVTAPVEIDGQVLFRVRGASSFPADQRAAAIRNRIEAAAADPSIRSDMLRSVDSGNFTTLLASDRLLMIVTDADARMEQLSRAYLVKVHLARIRQAVGDYRSMRNRDALLRGSLYAVAATALLVLGIMILLRLGRRLEEFLNRRVRNRIHSLGIQSFEVVRAEHIWVAIHGMLYSLRVAAILTMSFIYLHYVLALFPWTRGLANRLFELITTPLTQMGKAVVDTIPNLLTLFILFIFFLFFLRLLRLFFDAVAQEKVQLSGFDADWAHPTYKIVRFLLLVFGLVVAYPYIPGSGSAAFKGISIFFGVVFSLGSTSLVSNIIAGYMMIYRRAFKIGDRVKIGDVLGDVTMMRLQVTHLRTLKNEEVSIPNSKILSGHVVNYSSLAREKGLILHTTVGIGYETPWRQVEAMLLLAAERTAGLLRDPSPFVLQKELGDFAIVYELNVCTDNPSEMMKLYTDLHREILDVFNDYGVQIMTPAYRSDTPEPKIVPQEQWYAPPAKKSP
- a CDS encoding Lrp/AsnC family transcriptional regulator — translated: MTTAIVMINCEVGKVNAIAEALVNLDGVAEVYSISGDYDLLVIIRVKEYDQLAKVVADDIARISGITRTNTFMAFRCFSKHNMEVMWADMLGE
- a CDS encoding indole-3-glycerol-phosphate synthase → MGGHAGGITEHLRLSTAIRKAGRRGILPLIADIKPVSPRDGNLVGQRDVAELARSLVKAGACALSVVTEPTQFGGSLEILRCVSEAVPVPVLRKDFLTATEQIEESAAHGAAAILLILATIPDPLAADLYRSAQNRGLEVVVEIHTREELQRALALFPTIIGINNRDILSLERDSGDVRVTEELAPHVPPGIVKISESALMTEADIRRAVTAGANAVLVGTAILRAEDPAAFVSSLIGRISP
- a CDS encoding phosphoribosylanthranilate isomerase, with protein sequence MTRVKICGLMRETEVEMAASAGADSLGFVTEYPVPVPWNLSRSRSAELAALAPPFVTTTAVVGGPVAEMVAIARTVRPHFLQLHGDETLEEIEAVCSALADTGIKVLKALRIFVDTGEALFKIKDPVEACAVLEQTGIAGIVVDSKTSSRPAGTGVTLDWSALRGITDRISLPLILAGGLNAGNVGKAIEVLRPYAVDVISGVERRTGEKDPDLIREFVQAAKRF
- a CDS encoding RibD family protein, giving the protein MEDPSKHQLKRPWAFMLVAVSLDGKIAPRRRPGQPNPVGPSLIDPEIMKLHNRQRSDVDAIMVGRNCIQLDDSSLTLREAAGKNPVRIVLDGLAEIPPTARVLQGDAPTIVAVTQDADARRVEALMAQGARIVTAGRGQFVDLPRLMDILYKDYGIMRLLVEGGGTVHRSMIAAGLYDELHLILCPFVIGGAASITPVQRGAFWPRGEVPRYRLDRADRHGDYLYIVYRADKSPE
- the trpD gene encoding anthranilate phosphoribosyltransferase; translation: MESKEDKWRNFGAIVVRLTRGENISREEARECWRQICEEEQSDLQQGAFIAALKAKGETAEEVAGTFEALYEYDTLKVSVETPEPLIDNAGTGADTLKTFNISSGAAIVGASLGLYVVRHAARAISSNCGAIDVIEALGVNVSSVPNAPRQSIEKAGIGAWNAFLPQVHPKTLARVMSQIRFGSTINIVGPLLNPTPPSYKVMGVPTRAMIDIEVQTLKALGFKRAFVMHGTDDESGKGMDEISTLGTTYAAELCENGSILEHTLTPERFGIARARFEDVASSRDVKRDALVLLRVLAGKDTGPRCDIVCLNAAPLLYIGGKAGSLEEGLAMARESVTSGKALAKLRDWVTWQNDKPADGLPILEAMLGQI